A single genomic interval of Flavobacterium sp. N2820 harbors:
- a CDS encoding uroporphyrinogen-III synthase, whose protein sequence is MKVKTILVSQPEPKVENSPYFELQNKLKVKVDFRPFIHVEGVPAKEVRAQKIDLNNFTAIILTSRNSVDHFFRVAEEMRYKVPEDLKYFCQSEAVAFYLQRYVVYRKRKIYVGQKDFVDMSPLIKKYKDEKFLLPSSDQLNIDVPQTLDGLKVDWTKAIFYRTVMSDLTDLKDVYYDILAFFSPTGIKSLFKNFPDFKQNNTRIAVFGSTTQKEALEHGLRVDIMAPSPGTPSMTGALEKYVAEANKGK, encoded by the coding sequence TTGAAAGTGAAAACAATATTAGTTTCACAACCAGAGCCTAAAGTAGAAAATTCTCCTTATTTTGAGCTTCAAAATAAACTTAAAGTAAAAGTTGATTTTAGACCCTTCATTCATGTTGAAGGTGTTCCTGCAAAAGAAGTAAGAGCTCAGAAAATCGATTTAAACAACTTCACCGCTATTATATTGACTAGCAGAAATTCTGTTGACCATTTTTTTAGAGTTGCAGAAGAAATGCGCTACAAAGTACCTGAAGATTTAAAATATTTTTGCCAATCTGAAGCCGTAGCTTTTTATTTGCAACGTTATGTTGTTTACAGAAAAAGAAAAATTTATGTGGGACAAAAAGACTTTGTTGACATGTCTCCACTTATAAAAAAATATAAAGACGAAAAATTCTTGCTTCCCTCTTCTGATCAATTAAATATCGATGTTCCTCAAACACTTGATGGACTAAAGGTAGATTGGACTAAAGCCATTTTTTACAGAACTGTAATGAGTGATTTAACGGATTTGAAAGATGTTTATTATGACATTTTAGCCTTTTTTAGTCCAACTGGAATTAAATCATTATTTAAGAATTTTCCAGATTTCAAACAAAACAATACTCGAATTGCAGTATTTGGAAGCACTACTCAAAAAGAAGCTTTAGAACATGGTTTACGCGTAGATATTATGGCTCCAAGCCCTGGAACACCTTCAATGACAG
- a CDS encoding DUF4271 domain-containing protein, translating into MLAIQLNTRIIENNDWATILFLLCVGIIAVNKTISSVRFNEFIRLAYSDKYTKIYRDSSNLMSGFTVSMFVLQLFSFSFFTLLVLHQFEKTEKTNFIVYIQIFTFLTVFILSKFLIEKIIATAFKIEEFSEQFNLLKVNYRAYFGFILLPVNIILFYNSFDSNLFFWILLIALFVINTTTYLVALKLYQNLLMRKIFYFILYLCTLEIAPYYFIYNWFTKN; encoded by the coding sequence ATGTTAGCAATTCAACTCAATACTCGAATAATAGAAAATAACGATTGGGCAACCATTTTGTTCCTCTTGTGCGTGGGAATAATTGCCGTAAACAAAACTATTTCCTCTGTTAGATTTAATGAATTTATCCGGTTGGCTTATTCTGATAAATATACCAAAATTTATCGAGACAGCAGCAATTTAATGAGTGGATTTACTGTTTCAATGTTTGTCTTGCAGTTGTTTTCTTTTTCATTTTTTACGCTTTTAGTGTTGCATCAATTTGAAAAAACCGAAAAAACTAATTTCATTGTTTATATTCAGATATTTACTTTTTTAACCGTTTTTATTCTATCTAAATTTCTAATTGAAAAAATAATAGCAACCGCTTTTAAAATTGAAGAATTTAGCGAACAATTTAATTTACTAAAAGTCAACTATCGTGCCTACTTTGGTTTTATACTTTTGCCGGTGAATATTATTCTATTTTACAATTCATTTGATTCAAATTTGTTTTTTTGGATATTACTTATTGCATTATTCGTAATTAACACTACTACTTACCTAGTTGCATTGAAATTATATCAAAATTTACTGATGCGTAAAATATTTTATTTTATTTTATATCTTTGCACCCTTGAAATAGCTCCGTACTATTTTATTTATAATTGGTTTACAAAAAATTAG
- a CDS encoding polyprenol monophosphomannose synthase encodes MAKSVVIIPTYNEIENIEAIIAAVFSLQTPFHVLIVDDNSPDGTADKVRAMQKEFSGKLFLEVRTKKAGLGTAYVHGFKWALSHGFAYIFEMDADFSHNPNDLEKLLAACENGADLAIGSRYSNGVNVVNWPLSRVLLSYFASVYVRMITGMKIADATAGFKCYKRIVLEKINLDRIKFVGYAFQIEMKYRAFVNKFNIVEVPIIFTDRTKGQSKMSGGIIREAVVGVIMLRLRKIFNRL; translated from the coding sequence ATGGCTAAAAGCGTTGTCATAATCCCTACCTATAACGAAATTGAAAATATTGAAGCAATAATTGCTGCTGTTTTTTCTTTGCAGACTCCTTTTCATGTTTTAATTGTTGATGACAATTCTCCAGATGGGACAGCAGATAAAGTTAGGGCAATGCAAAAGGAATTTTCAGGGAAGTTGTTTTTAGAGGTTCGTACAAAAAAAGCAGGTCTTGGTACAGCCTATGTGCATGGTTTTAAATGGGCGCTTTCACATGGGTTTGCATATATTTTTGAAATGGATGCCGACTTTTCTCACAACCCTAATGATTTAGAAAAATTATTAGCGGCTTGCGAAAATGGGGCTGATTTAGCTATAGGTTCAAGATACTCAAATGGAGTTAATGTGGTCAATTGGCCTTTAAGTCGTGTTTTGTTATCTTATTTTGCATCGGTTTATGTGCGAATGATTACAGGTATGAAAATTGCTGATGCAACTGCAGGTTTTAAATGTTATAAAAGAATTGTTTTAGAAAAAATAAATTTAGACCGAATTAAATTTGTTGGATATGCGTTTCAAATTGAAATGAAATATCGAGCATTTGTTAATAAATTCAATATTGTTGAAGTGCCTATTATTTTTACGGATAGGACTAAAGGACAATCTAAAATGAGTGGAGGAATTATTAGAGAAGCAGTTGTTGGAGTAATAATGTTGAGATTAAGAAAAATATTTAATAGATTATAA